One stretch of Miscanthus floridulus cultivar M001 chromosome 18, ASM1932011v1, whole genome shotgun sequence DNA includes these proteins:
- the LOC136522890 gene encoding uncharacterized protein: MGGHRRREVPNNNDAFSKIKFKIPPFDGKYDPDAYITWEIAVDQKFACHEFPENTRVRAATSEFTDFATVWCIEYGKKNPNNIPRTWNALKRIMRARFVPSYYARDLLNKLQQLRQGAKSVEEYYQELQMGMLRCNLDEDEEPTMARFLGGLNREIRDILDYKEYTNVTCLFHLACKAEREVQGRCASAKNNISAGKTNSWQPRTTTTPTTRAPMPTSSDKPRATSANLVTKTTQKPATSASSMAATGRTRDVQCHRCKGYGHVMRDCPSKRVMVVKDDGEYSSASDFGEDTLALLATDHIGSEEQPEEQIGAEDADHYESLIVQSVLSAQMEKAEQNQRHTLFQTKCVIKERSCSLIIDGGSCNNLASSDMVEKLALTTKPHPHPY; this comes from the coding sequence atgggtggtcaccgccgacgtgaggtacccaataataatgatgctttcagtaagataaaatttaagatacctccttttgatggtaaatatgatcctgatgcatacattacttgggaaattgctgttgatcaaaagtttgcatgtcatgaatttcctgagaatacacgtgttagggctgctactagtgagtttactgattttgctactgtttggtgtatagaatatggcaagaaaaatcctaataacataccacgaacttggaatgctttgaaacgaatcatgagggctagatttgttccttcttactatgcacgtgatttgttaaacaaattgcaacaactgagacagggtgctaaaagtgtagaagaatattatcaagaattacaaatgggtatgttgcgttgtaatttagatgaggatgaggaacctactatggcaagatttttgggtgGGTTAAATCGTGAAATCCGGGACatccttgattataaagaatacaCTAATGTAACCtgtttgtttcatcttgcttgtaaagctgaaagggaagtgcagggacgatgTGCCAGTGCCAAGAATAATATTTCTGCAGGGAAAACTAATTCATGGCAGCCCCGCACGACTACTACTCCAACTACACGTGCTCCTATGCCAACATCCAGCGACAAACCTCGTGCTACTTCCGCAAATTTAGTGACGAAGACGACCCAGAAGCCTGCTACGAGTGCTTCATCCATGGCAGCTACAGGTAGAACAAGAGACGTTCAGTGTcaccggtgcaagggatatggacatgtgatgcgtgactgtccaagcaagcgtgttatggtcgtcaaagatgatggtgagtattcctctgctagtgattttggtgaagatacacttgctttgcttgctaCTGACCATATAGGAAGTGAGGAacaaccagaagagcagattggagcagaggatgcagatcattatgagagcctcattgtgcagagtgtgcttagcgcacaaatggagaaggcggagcaaaatcagcggcatacactgttccaaacaaagtgtgtcattaaagagcgttcgtgtagtttgataattgatggaggtagctgcaacaacttagctagcagcgatatggtagagaagcttgcacttacaaccaaaccgcacccacatccatat